In [Phormidium] sp. ETS-05, the genomic window CTTGCTGCAATGCCGTGGGTGGATGCTTTGCCCTCTTCTGCGCTATCTCCAACCAAGTTGCCGCACTCCGCAGATTATAACCTCGCAGCAGAATACTGGGATTATTTTGCTGTCGCTGCCACTTCAGCGCTTTAGTCAACAGAATTTTATGCTCGTTGTAGTAAGCCGCATCCTCATACAACGTCTTCAAAAGTTGGCTTTCATCGAGCTGGTAATCTTCTTCCTTCACATTGTCCGTGAGGTCGATATATTGCAAACTCTGCAGCGCTTCCGGCACTAACCCTGGGTCGGTTTCTCGCACCAATATTGGAATAATCCGCTTGTGCAGGGACAGAGCCAATGCCAATTCTTGCTGACAGTAAGTAGAGTTTAGGCTGTCAGGTGACAGCAGATACACCAGGTTATCTGCTTGTTCTATGCCTCGGTTAATTGCTTCCTGAAACGCTTCCCCGGTTTTAATATCTGTGGTATTTGTCCAAACCGTAATGCTTTCTCGCCTCAGACTGTTTCTAATTTTCTCCATTATTGCCTTATCCTCATCGGCATAGGATAGGAATACCTGAGTCATCAAGTTATTGGCATTCTTGATGCTTTCAGTGATGTATTCGCAATGGAGGTCTGTGGGCACGCAAGGCGGCTGCTCGTTTTTAAACCGGAACTTCAGCCAAGTTTCTGCCTGCTGTCTCTCTTCGCCAATTAACAGGTAGCTGGTTTGTTTTTGATGTCGCTCCCATTCCAAGGCTTTGGCTAGCAACTGGGTATGCTGCTCTACATACTCGCTATGAGAGCGGAGCAAATTAATTAAGTCAGCTAAGGATTTTTCAAAATCATTTTTGTCTTCTTCAAAATACACCCAGTTTAGCTTCCTAATTACTGGGTGCATATTCTGATAGCTATCGTGTTTGCCTTTGGCTTTGTACTCCTCCCAATCAACCTCGGTGCCATTTGGGTTTCTTTGTTGCCAGGTTTCCCGGCTAATTTGCATCACGTGTAACAGCGGGATAATGCGCTTGTTCCGTTTAATCGCTAGCTGAATTTCTTTTTGACAATATTCCGAGTTTACGGAATGGGGGCTAATGATAAATAAGAAGTGATGTGCTTTCTCAATCCCATCATCGATTTGATTCTGGTAATCTACTGCTAGGGGAATGTCGTTGAAGTCAAACCAGACTTCAAACCCTTGTGCGTGCAAGCGTTGTTGCAGTTTGGCCGCAAAATCTTTGCTGTCAGCTCTTCCGTAAGAGATGAAAGCATGGAAAAGTTTGGTCATGGCGTGGCACCCTGGTTACTTACTGCAAAAAGTTAGCAAAGTGTTCTAGCTTGACTTGTTGGGCGATCGCTTGTCCTATCCGCTCCAGCTTGTCCATATGTTTCACAGAATCCATTTGCTGCACATCCTCTGGTTTGATATCTTCCAAACCACTTAGCCGGTCCAATCCCTCGCGAGTCAACTCGGCATTATAGCGCACATAGGTAAAGAGCTTGGATTCTAGAGGACCCTTCACATCGATTAAATCCCCTACTTCCCCGTCAATCACCTCGCCGCACAAACATTTGCCGAAAGTCCGACATAAAAAGTCTTGTTGTTGCTGAGCTGCCAGCATCAGAGCCCCCGGAATATTGATCGCATTGTAGATGGTTCTGTCAACTTTGGCCGCCGTAAGTTCTGGATTGATGTTGGGGGTGAGACCAGTGCCCACGGAAACCAAAAGCATATTGTCTTCACCGGTGGGCCACATCAGTTGGTAGGGTTCGAGGGTGGCCATCAGGAATAGTTGGAAGGCTGGGTTATTATAGGCAGTGACACCGCCATCGACGAAGATAAACTCCCGGTTCCCTAACTGAACTTTCTCGGGGGGAAAGAAAGTGGGAGCGGCGGTACTTGCCCGGACGAGCTGCCACAGGGGCAGTTTTAGGTTAGAGTCGGGGAGGTTTGGGTCATTGTACTGGGCTTTCGGGTTATTGGACAGAGGCCAAGGCGAGTCCGTGTTGACGTTGCGCATTACCAGCATCAGCAGGGTTTTCAGCTTCTCGCTGCCGAAGGTGGTGTCCTCTCCAAATACCTCCTTGAGTTTAGCGGCGAGGTTTTTATCTCCATATTTATGGATGGCCAGTCTGGTAATGGCGAGGATGAAGTCTTTATCAAACATCGTCTCGCCACTTTCCCGATAAAATTTCTTCACATCTGCTACAGACATGCCATAGGAAAGGGCGGTGCCAATGATTGCCCCCGTACTCGTACCGGCAATGTAATCAAAATAATCGGCTAAGACAAAATTCTTGTTGTCCCCCAAGGCTGACCGCAAGGTAGATTCAATTTTTTCTAAGACCTCAAGGGTAATTACTCCCCTGATGCCACCGCCATCAAGAGCTAGAAGTTTATAGGGACCATTTTTTTTGTGGGCTTTTTCGTAGGCAGTCATGGTAAAATTATCCTGTCGATGGATAAATGATACCATTCTTCTGTAGCTGGGCAAGAGATAGGTGGTTAGTTATGGCTTGGTTCCGGTTTCGGGTTGCCGCAAGAGGGAGCTTGGCCACCGGGAATATAAAATTTATCTGTTAGATGATTAAATCACAATGGGATTAGGCTCCTAGCTCGCGCCCTGGTGCGGAAAACATTTGCTTCATCAGTCGAGTCAGGCTATCAAAACTATCTTTCATCTCAAATGCTTGCACTAGGCCAGAAGCCGCTATTTCTTTCGCCCGCTCCTCTGCTGTTTCTCCACGGAGGGCGGCGGCGAGGATATCGGCTAATCTGCCGCTGCCAGCGATCGCGAGAACTGGTCGATTGGCTGCTAGGTTCTCGGATACATCCTTCCAGGCAATCTCGCCGCCGTTAACTAGGACTGCTACAGATGGTGCCCCGGAAGCTAGGACCGTGGCTACCCCAGCTAACCAAGGAGATTCATCACCCCAGTTGGAGCCGGGAATGAGGACAAAGTGGGTGTGGTGCGGCTCTAAGGGGGTGAAGTCTGAAGGGGGATCTCGATCGGGCAGAGCCACCTTTCCTTCTGGAGTGACGCCAATTAAGGAAAATGTCGCTCCTGTCTGGGCGCGAGCTTGACCCATCATTTGCATGACACCGGCATCTGTGCCGCCATCTACGACTAACGCCCCTAGTTCTTCTGCCAGGGGAGCCAGCACCTGGACAAATAAAGAGCGCAGGCGGCTGAGGTCCGCTTCGCTCATCTTACTGGCACCACCCACAACTACCAGAATGGGGCGCGAACCATGAATACCCAGTTCTTGCAGGGCACCGGACAAGTCTTGTGGGGACTGAACTCGAATCGCAGGTGTCGTTAGTCCATTTGAAATGGCAATCTGAAAGGGTTTTTCCATTGCAATCCCCGGCTTTGAGTATTGCCCGAAGGTATCTCGAGCATTTTTTGGCTTTTTACCAACAAGAGACTGTCCCGATCGAGCTGCTCTGGTAAATACGTTTGAGCCATTGCTGCCAAAACTCCGGGATTTTTTCTGTCCCAATCCTCACGGCAGCTCGTTTTTCACCATACCATGTTTGGCGCGTTTGTCAATGCCAGTCCACTTCAAGCTCAGGCTGTTTCCAGCTCAATTTTGGTTTCTTGGCGGTGCCCCAAAACGGAAAACACTTGTCGCTGCTCGAATAGCTGCAAAAATTCATAGTTAATTCTGCCCT contains:
- a CDS encoding patatin-like phospholipase family protein, translating into MTAYEKAHKKNGPYKLLALDGGGIRGVITLEVLEKIESTLRSALGDNKNFVLADYFDYIAGTSTGAIIGTALSYGMSVADVKKFYRESGETMFDKDFILAITRLAIHKYGDKNLAAKLKEVFGEDTTFGSEKLKTLLMLVMRNVNTDSPWPLSNNPKAQYNDPNLPDSNLKLPLWQLVRASTAAPTFFPPEKVQLGNREFIFVDGGVTAYNNPAFQLFLMATLEPYQLMWPTGEDNMLLVSVGTGLTPNINPELTAAKVDRTIYNAINIPGALMLAAQQQQDFLCRTFGKCLCGEVIDGEVGDLIDVKGPLESKLFTYVRYNAELTREGLDRLSGLEDIKPEDVQQMDSVKHMDKLERIGQAIAQQVKLEHFANFLQ